From the genome of Desulfobaculum xiamenense, one region includes:
- a CDS encoding response regulator → MRNMFSVLVIEDPYSTRKASNRLRQAGCYVLTASSCTEALDKMPEYVDAVVIDSDTPNLCTRSSLSNLKERAPRTAVVVLAGENKFAMLRNLKGADGFLSMPCNTPQLLDTLRQGFLNSPKGRSAADRAALLVGARPHMDSPAPMHA, encoded by the coding sequence ATGCGCAACATGTTTTCCGTACTCGTAATCGAAGACCCCTACTCCACCCGCAAGGCGTCCAATCGGCTCCGTCAGGCGGGCTGTTACGTGCTCACCGCCTCCAGCTGCACCGAGGCGCTCGACAAGATGCCCGAGTATGTCGACGCGGTCGTCATCGATTCCGACACGCCCAACCTGTGCACCCGCAGCTCCCTCTCCAATCTGAAGGAACGCGCCCCGAGAACCGCGGTGGTCGTTCTGGCAGGCGAAAACAAGTTCGCCATGCTACGCAATCTGAAGGGTGCCGACGGCTTTCTTTCCATGCCCTGCAACACCCCCCAACTGCTCGACACGCTCCGGCAGGGCTTTCTGAACAGCCCCAAGGGCCGAAGCGCCGCCGACCGCGCAGCTCTCCTCGTGGGTGCCCGTCCGCACATGGACAGCCCCGCGCCGATGCACGCATAG